In Scleropages formosus chromosome 18, fSclFor1.1, whole genome shotgun sequence, one DNA window encodes the following:
- the LOC108926763 gene encoding deoxyribonuclease-2-alpha-like gives MLWFMTPLALVLLLLGVLRAPPGGSAALPGISCYSDHGDPTDWFHLYKLPRLAHQLRGDGLQYLLMGPGSEGWAPGAVEVNDSAGALGRTVGQLYQQREADEIAYILYNDQKPKEEGSGFAVQHEKGHTKGVVLLDKTQGFWLVHSTPHFPPPKDEGEFAYPSTGEKNGQNFLCVTYPLERFQTIGEQLSINEPLIYDCSVPDSMASSLPSLAALCGKSWSEGSNASLPLSDPLSLVPSNRSVELASLAGTAFVSFAKGSSFENDLYHSWVAPALQSDLLVQFWHESAGVLPSDCSQNWEVLNVKTISLGSADEFSTTKDHSKWAVGTEDASGSWICVGDINRNEAEEKRGGGTVCHSNSAVWKAYRTAVVEYYPCEG, from the exons ATGCTGTGGTTCATGACCCCCCTTGCCCTtgtgctcctgctgctgggAGTCCTGCGTGCTCCACCTGGAGGGTCCGCCGCCTTGCCCGGCATCTCCTGCTACAGCGACCACGGGGACCCCACCGACTG GTTCCACCTGTACAAACTGCCCCGCCTCGCTCACCAGCTCCGCGGCGATGGGCTCCAGTACCTGCTGATGGGCCCCGGGAGCGAGGGGTGGGCGCCGGGGGCCGTGGAGGTCAACGACAGCGCGGGAGCTCTGGGCCGGACTGTGGGGCAGCTGTACcagcagcgggag GCTGATGAGATTGCATATATCCTTTACAATGACCAGAAGCCTAAGGAGGAGGGTTCAGGTTTTGCTGTGCAGCATGAAAAAGGTCACACCAAAG GTGTTGTTTTGTTGGATAAGACTCAGGGTTTCTGGTTGGTCCACAGTACACCTCATTTTCCACCTCCTAAGGACGAAGGCGAATTTGCGTATCCCAGCACCGGGgagaaaaatggacaaaactttctctgtgtcacttacccgctggagagattccAAACCATTG gtgAGCAGCTGAGCATCAATGAGCCGCTCATCTACGACTGCAGCGTGCCAGATTCTATGGCCTCTTCCCTGCCTTCACTTGCTGCTCTCTGTGGGAAGAGCTGGAGCGAGGGGTCAAATGCGAGCCTGCCTCTCTCCGACCCCCTCTCTCTGGTTCCATCCAATCGCAGCGTGGAGCTCGCCTCCTTGGCGGGTACCGCCTTCGTCAGCTTTGCGAAGGGCTCGTCTTTCGAGAACG ACCTCTACCACTCCTGGGTGGCCCCAGCTCTGCAGTCCGATCTGTTGGTTCAGTTCTGGCACGAGTCCGCTGGAGTCCTGCCCTCAGACTGCTCCCAGAACTGGGAGGTCCTCAACGTGAAGACCATCTCCCTCGGATCAGCTGACGAATTCAGCACCACCAAAGACCACTCGAAGTGGGCTGTTGGCACAGAGGATGCAAGTGGGAGCTGGATATGTGTGGGCGACATTAACCGGAATGAGGCGGAGGAGAAGCGGGGGGGTGGCACTGTGTGTCACAGTAACAGCGCTGTGTGGAAGGCCTACAGGACCGCAGTGGTGGAATACTACCCCTGTGAGGGGTGA